Proteins from a genomic interval of Sulfurospirillum oryzae:
- a CDS encoding RNA-binding S4 domain-containing protein yields the protein MRVDKFLNSVNITKRRAVSEDMCKNGVVSINNVVVKPSKDVKVGDIITINYLEKTVKYEVLQIPESKTIPKTKQNEYVREM from the coding sequence ATGAGAGTCGATAAATTTTTAAACAGTGTCAATATTACGAAGCGTCGAGCCGTATCGGAAGATATGTGCAAAAATGGTGTCGTAAGCATCAATAACGTCGTAGTAAAACCTTCTAAAGACGTTAAAGTGGGCGATATTATTACCATTAATTATCTTGAAAAAACAGTCAAATATGAAGTTTTGCAAATTCCTGAGAGCAAAACGATTCCAAAAACGAAACAAAACG